A part of Prolixibacteraceae bacterium genomic DNA contains:
- the rseP gene encoding RIP metalloprotease RseP — protein sequence MEIFVRVAQLLLSLSLLVIIHEFGHFMFAKLFKCRVEKFYLFFDPYFSIFKKKIGETEYGIGWLPLGGYVKISGMIDESMDKEQMKQEPQPWEFRSKPAWQRLLVMIGGVLNNVILACVIYTAMSYVWGESYLPNDNVKYGVQTTEISKEVGIHDGDKIISIDGTKIDRFSQINQFILLEDAQKLTVKRDGELVTLDIPSNTIAKLISSKTSFVYPRRPFDGTIDAFAKNSAARNAGLDLEDKIISVDNNRFQYIDQVQSYFKENAGKDVVVEFNHDGQEKESMLKVNDKGFIGVQFSSYDFELATIHYSFFESIPRGMERGKNSIVNYLKQLKLMGNPDTGAYKSVGGFISIGKIFPTYWDWYSFWNMTALLSIILAVMNILPIPALDGGHVLFLLFEIITRRKPNEKFLEYAQTAGMFILLALLLYANGNDIIKLIFN from the coding sequence ATGGAAATATTTGTAAGAGTTGCACAACTCCTTCTTAGTTTATCACTATTGGTAATTATCCACGAGTTTGGACACTTTATGTTTGCAAAATTATTCAAATGTAGGGTAGAAAAATTCTATCTTTTCTTTGATCCGTACTTCTCTATCTTCAAAAAGAAAATTGGAGAGACAGAGTATGGTATTGGATGGCTTCCTCTTGGAGGGTATGTTAAGATCTCCGGGATGATCGATGAGTCGATGGACAAAGAGCAGATGAAGCAAGAGCCTCAGCCGTGGGAATTTAGATCTAAGCCGGCATGGCAACGTCTTCTTGTCATGATTGGTGGTGTTCTTAACAACGTAATACTTGCTTGTGTCATATACACTGCAATGAGTTATGTATGGGGTGAAAGCTATCTTCCTAACGACAACGTTAAATATGGAGTCCAAACAACAGAGATCTCTAAAGAAGTTGGTATCCATGATGGCGATAAAATTATCTCTATTGATGGAACAAAAATTGATCGATTTTCTCAAATTAATCAATTCATACTTCTTGAAGATGCACAAAAGCTGACCGTTAAAAGAGATGGTGAACTAGTAACACTAGACATTCCATCTAATACCATTGCAAAACTTATCTCTTCTAAAACTTCATTTGTATATCCAAGAAGACCATTTGATGGAACTATTGATGCTTTTGCAAAAAACTCGGCAGCTCGTAATGCTGGACTAGATTTGGAAGACAAAATCATCTCGGTTGACAATAATAGATTTCAATATATTGATCAAGTACAATCCTATTTTAAAGAGAATGCTGGTAAAGATGTAGTGGTTGAATTTAACCATGACGGGCAAGAGAAAGAGTCAATGCTAAAGGTTAATGACAAAGGATTTATTGGAGTACAGTTTAGCAGCTACGATTTCGAATTAGCAACCATTCATTATAGTTTCTTTGAGTCTATTCCAAGAGGAATGGAGAGAGGTAAAAATTCTATTGTCAACTACTTAAAACAGCTGAAGTTGATGGGCAACCCTGACACAGGAGCCTACAAAAGTGTTGGTGGTTTTATTTCAATTGGTAAGATATTCCCTACATACTGGGATTGGTATAGCTTCTGGAATATGACAGCACTTCTATCCATCATACTTGCTGTAATGAACATACTACCTATTCCTGCGTTAGATGGAGGACACGTACTGTTCCTTCTTTTTGAGATCATTACAAGAAGGAAGCCAAACGAAAAGTTCCTTGAGTATGCACAAACAGCTGGAATGTTTATTCTACTAGCACTGCTACTTTATGCGAATGGAAATGACATCATTAAGTTGATATTTAATTAA
- a CDS encoding twin-arginine translocase TatA/TatE family subunit, with product MFGGQEIFIIALVILVLFGGKKIPELMRGVGKGLKEFKNETKEDDAEKKEDEKK from the coding sequence ATGTTTGGAGGTCAGGAGATCTTCATCATAGCACTTGTTATATTAGTTCTCTTTGGTGGAAAAAAGATTCCAGAACTAATGAGAGGCGTTGGCAAAGGGTTGAAAGAGTTTAAAAATGAGACCAAGGAAGACGATGCTGAAAAGAAAGAAGACGAGAAGAAATAA
- a CDS encoding DUF4837 family protein — MKKNRIFQFLTVITLIIGLSSCGGGSKKLMKKATGKPGSLVVVVPDNIWNGPAGTSIREFLAQPVPSLPQDEPVLDVINIPNQGFTDIFRTTRNILLVKVDDRLEKNQISFAKDVWSTPQTVIHLKAKSEKELIDLFTKNQRKILSYYLRAEYGILMDTYSKETFRNKPVGKYLLKKYNINMNFPKGFQIAKDVPNFSWIRYESRETSQGVFVWSTPYTDESQFKVENLVAMRDSILKANVEGPAPHSFMTTEKRIETLSRVFKLNGNYAKELRGLWKVEGDFMGGPWVSISVLDVIKKRIITVDGYLYSPKMDKRNLLRQVEAILRSVSFPYQKKLDMANNKIDQMNVDITVKPTK; from the coding sequence ATGAAAAAGAATAGAATATTTCAATTTTTAACTGTCATCACACTGATCATTGGATTAAGTTCCTGCGGCGGCGGAAGTAAGAAACTGATGAAGAAAGCGACTGGTAAGCCAGGTAGCCTAGTTGTAGTTGTTCCTGATAATATATGGAATGGACCAGCAGGAACAAGCATTCGTGAATTTCTTGCTCAACCTGTACCTAGCCTTCCACAAGACGAACCAGTGTTGGATGTGATCAATATCCCAAATCAAGGTTTTACTGACATATTCCGTACCACTAGAAATATTCTACTCGTAAAAGTGGACGATCGTCTAGAGAAAAATCAAATCTCTTTTGCGAAAGATGTATGGTCCACTCCACAGACGGTAATTCACCTAAAGGCAAAATCAGAGAAGGAGCTTATCGATCTTTTCACCAAAAACCAAAGAAAGATTCTAAGCTATTATCTTCGTGCCGAATATGGTATACTGATGGACACCTACAGCAAAGAGACTTTCCGAAACAAACCAGTAGGAAAATACCTATTAAAGAAATATAACATCAACATGAACTTCCCTAAAGGGTTCCAGATAGCAAAAGATGTTCCAAACTTTAGTTGGATTAGATACGAATCAAGAGAAACAAGTCAAGGTGTATTTGTATGGAGTACTCCATATACAGACGAAAGCCAGTTTAAAGTGGAGAACCTTGTTGCCATGCGTGATTCTATACTTAAAGCTAATGTTGAAGGACCTGCTCCACACTCTTTTATGACAACTGAAAAAAGAATCGAGACCCTAAGTCGTGTATTCAAATTAAATGGAAATTACGCCAAAGAGTTGAGAGGACTTTGGAAAGTAGAAGGAGACTTTATGGGAGGACCATGGGTTAGTATCTCTGTATTAGACGTCATTAAAAAACGTATTATAACAGTCGATGGATATCTCTATTCTCCAAAGATGGATAAGAGAAACCTTCTTCGTCAAGTAGAAGCTATTCTTAGGTCCGTAAGTTTCCCATACCAAAAGAAATTAGATATGGCTAACAATAAAATCGATCAAATGAATGTAGATATTACTGTGAAGCCAACAAAATAA
- a CDS encoding DNA starvation/stationary phase protection protein — MNRIGLVEAEAQVLAKQLNDLLANYQVFYMNLRGFHWNIKGEKFFELHVKFEELYNDTIVKVDEIAERVLTLGASPLHSFSAYIQDSEIKEAVGLDDAKSTVESVLDGFETLIRKQRAILTLSDEYGDEGTNALMSDYIREQEKLVWMYTAFLG; from the coding sequence ATGAATCGTATTGGATTAGTAGAAGCAGAAGCACAAGTCTTGGCAAAGCAATTGAATGATCTTTTAGCAAACTATCAGGTTTTTTATATGAACCTAAGAGGTTTTCATTGGAATATTAAAGGAGAAAAGTTCTTTGAACTACACGTGAAGTTTGAAGAGTTGTATAATGATACTATCGTGAAGGTAGATGAAATCGCAGAGAGGGTCTTGACGTTAGGAGCATCTCCATTGCATTCATTTTCTGCCTATATACAAGATTCAGAGATTAAAGAAGCTGTAGGGTTAGACGATGCTAAATCAACGGTAGAGTCAGTATTAGATGGTTTTGAAACATTGATTAGAAAGCAACGAGCTATTCTTACATTGAGCGATGAATATGGTGATGAAGGTACGAATGCGTTGATGAGTGATTATATTAGAGAGCAAGAGAAGTTGGTTTGGATGTATACTGCTTTCTTAGGGTAA
- a CDS encoding PorT family protein — protein MRNVILICVCICSSFIASAQDNMERGKITLGLRVGVNESFYYVSGSPDGRMRNGLVEGLYMNYALSEKFSLQTELYFVQTGSFGATDMSGTYEDSSMDTPISYDYTLTGESSFKNNYLALPILFCYHFGDSPWKVFGGFRFGLLLSSNHDWEGELVVMDEQGENLAPNVVIDNLIYDKYEKVDFKQMDYSISLGVHYKVRNLPLGIDLRTTYGLNDVNKNTTEEHDNWMKNGGIQFSVTYDLWKSR, from the coding sequence ATGAGAAATGTGATCTTAATATGTGTCTGTATATGTTCAAGTTTTATTGCTTCTGCTCAGGATAATATGGAGAGAGGTAAGATAACTTTAGGGCTACGTGTCGGAGTGAATGAGAGTTTCTACTATGTGTCTGGAAGTCCTGATGGAAGAATGAGAAATGGGCTTGTTGAGGGACTTTATATGAACTATGCATTGAGTGAAAAGTTTAGTCTTCAAACTGAGCTCTATTTTGTCCAAACAGGTAGTTTTGGTGCTACAGATATGAGTGGAACATATGAAGATTCATCTATGGATACCCCAATTTCATATGATTATACTTTAACGGGTGAATCCTCTTTTAAAAATAACTATTTGGCATTGCCTATACTTTTCTGTTATCACTTTGGAGATTCTCCATGGAAAGTATTTGGTGGGTTCCGTTTTGGACTCTTGCTGAGTAGTAACCATGATTGGGAAGGAGAGCTGGTCGTTATGGATGAACAGGGAGAGAATCTTGCTCCGAATGTCGTTATTGATAACCTGATATACGATAAGTATGAAAAGGTGGACTTTAAACAGATGGATTACTCTATATCGTTAGGTGTGCATTATAAGGTTCGGAATTTGCCTTTAGGGATTGATCTAAGAACTACGTATGGATTGAATGATGTGAACAAGAATACTACAGAAGAACATGATAATTGGATGAAGAATGGAGGAATACAATTCTCTGTAACATATGACTTGTGGAAGAGTAGGTAA
- the mqnC gene encoding dehypoxanthine futalosine cyclase, with translation MDRIAIYNKAIALQPLTVEEGLFLYEESPLSELSYVANEIRKRYRDDNKVTWIIDRNVNITNVCVSNCSFCNFHRKLKDEDTFTTTIDEYVEKIEEMLKRGGNQLLLQGGMHPKYGIEFYEELYSSLKSRYPEVKLHSLGPPEIHHIARKSRLSYRDTLVRLMKAGLDSLPGAGAEILSDRVRKKLSPGKATTDQWLDVMREAHKLNMVTSATMMFGHIETLQERVEHLLKLREVQASRPEGSDGFTAFIPWTVYTEGTKLAEEFDCKPITPASYVRLIAMSRILLNNVPNIQASWLTVGKATAQATLYAGANDMGSIMIEENVVSSAGANYQMDAEGIQKAIVEAGFMPQLRNQAYEYQDMPEGVVNLS, from the coding sequence ATGGATAGAATAGCAATATATAATAAAGCGATAGCACTTCAGCCACTTACCGTGGAGGAAGGTCTGTTTCTTTATGAAGAGAGTCCATTGAGTGAGTTGAGTTATGTCGCTAATGAGATTCGTAAGAGATATCGTGACGATAATAAGGTTACATGGATTATAGATCGTAATGTTAACATTACGAATGTATGTGTCTCTAACTGCTCCTTCTGTAATTTTCATCGTAAGCTTAAAGATGAGGATACTTTCACTACAACTATTGATGAGTATGTGGAGAAAATAGAGGAGATGTTAAAGAGGGGTGGTAATCAACTCCTGCTTCAAGGAGGTATGCATCCAAAGTATGGGATTGAGTTCTATGAGGAGTTATACTCATCATTAAAATCGAGATATCCTGAGGTAAAACTTCACTCATTAGGTCCTCCAGAGATACACCATATTGCACGTAAGAGTCGTCTATCCTATCGCGATACTTTGGTTCGTTTAATGAAGGCAGGACTGGATAGCCTTCCTGGTGCAGGTGCGGAGATCTTATCTGATAGGGTTCGAAAGAAATTATCTCCAGGTAAGGCTACAACAGATCAGTGGTTAGATGTAATGAGGGAAGCCCATAAATTGAATATGGTAACCTCAGCTACGATGATGTTTGGCCATATCGAAACACTACAGGAGCGGGTTGAGCATCTTTTGAAATTAAGAGAGGTTCAAGCATCAAGGCCTGAAGGAAGTGATGGTTTTACGGCTTTTATTCCATGGACGGTCTATACGGAAGGAACTAAGTTAGCCGAGGAGTTTGATTGCAAGCCAATTACTCCAGCAAGCTACGTTCGTTTGATTGCGATGAGTCGTATTTTGTTGAATAATGTGCCTAATATTCAAGCTTCATGGTTGACTGTAGGAAAAGCAACAGCACAAGCTACGCTTTATGCAGGGGCGAATGATATGGGTTCCATAATGATTGAAGAGAATGTGGTCTCTTCTGCTGGTGCCAATTATCAGATGGATGCCGAAGGTATCCAAAAGGCCATTGTTGAAGCTGGGTTTATGCCTCAATTGCGTAACCAAGCGTATGAATATCAAGATATGCCCGAAGGGGTGGTTAACCTATCATAA